A single Chanos chanos chromosome 8, fChaCha1.1, whole genome shotgun sequence DNA region contains:
- the pigv gene encoding palmitoyltransferase ZDHHC18-A produces the protein MDEWTVVQFAAITRAISLLLQAILNAVIPDHAADAFSPPRLEEPRLFDPLIEVLLGGLCHWDSEHFLFIAERGYLYEHNFAFFPLFPITLRSVTTTVLWPLNGWLTVRGRLLLAVALGNSVLFLLSAVALYRLGCLVLQDRCLAFISSLLYCLTPANVFMVVGYSECLFATLTFGGLWLLEKEFILKSSLLFGLATAARANGLVNAGFLLYSSLRRGFVQARVLSTGARSYLRYCRYIWTAICLLLTSAVCVSIVFLPFGLFQNYAYQIFCKPSLTQDQISPALLRLSKEKGYRVPDATKPTPSWCHNPVPLVYSYIQDVYWDVGFLRYFQLKQIPNFLLALPIAILGFMASFIYITANPVYCLCLGLLDRRTKQEAEKPTAGFFNPKVFVYIVHASALLIFGIFCMHVQVLTRFLASSSPVIYWISAHLLLQYEPLLKENQMATQGSQQVTPHQRKAWACMDHNPVTQLVMQWRTCSLTTRCILGYFISYWLIGLALHCNFLPWT, from the exons ATGGACGAGTGGACGGTGGTGCAATTCGCTGCCATCACAAGAGCTATATCTCTGCTATTACAA GCTATACTGAATGCTGTGATTCCTGATCATGCTGCAGATGCCTTCAGTCCTCCACGGTTAGAGGAGCCCCGCCTCTTTGACCCCTTGATTGAGGTGCTGTTGGGAGGATTGTGTCACTGGGATTCAGAGCACTTCCTCTTTATTGCAGAGCGAGGCTATTTATATGAACACaattttgctttctttccaCTGTTCCCAATCACTCTAAGATCAGTAACAACCACTGTACTGTGGCCTCTGAATGGCTGGCTCACAGTCCGAGGACGCCTATTACTGGCAGTGGCTCTGGGTAACAGTGTTCTGTTCCTTCTGAGTGCAGTAGCGCTGTACAGACTGGGCTGTCTAGTGCTACAAGACAGATGTCTAGCCTTTATATCCAGCCTGCTTTACTGCCTCACGCCCGCTAATGTCTTTATGGTCGTCGGCTACTCCGAATGCCTGTTTGCGACGTTGACATTTGGGGGCCTGTGGCTACTGGAGAAAGAATTCATCTTAAAATCCTCCCTGTTGTTCGGTTTAGCCACTGCTGCCCGAGCAAACGGGCTTGTGAATGCTGGGTTTCTGCTGTACTCATCCTTACGGAGGGGTTTTGTTCAGGCCAGGGTCCTGAGCACAGGGGCCAGATCTTACCTTAGGTACTGCCGCTACATCTGGACAGCCATCTGCCTCTTGCTTACGTCTGCTGTATGCGTAAGCATTGTTTTCCTCCCTTTTGGACTTTTCCAGAACTATGCCTACCAGATTTTCTGTAAACCCTCCCTAACACAGGACCAGATATCTCCCGCACTTCTTAGACTGTCTAAGGAGAAAGGTTACAGGGTACCTGATGCCACTAAACCAACACCGAGTTGGTGCCACAACCCTGTTCCACTTGTCTATTCCTACATCCAAGATGTTTATTGGGATGTGGGCTTCCTTCGTTACTTCCAACTGAAGCAGATCCCCAACTTTTTACTTGCTCTGCCCATAGCCATCCTGGGTTTCATGGCCTCTTTTATATACATTACTGCTAACCCAGTTTATTGTTTGTGCCTTGGACTGTTGGATAGAAGGACAAAGCAGGAAGCAGAGAAGCCAACAGCTGGCTTCTTCAATCCCAAGGTGTTTGTCTATATCGTCCATGCTTCTGCCCTGCTTATATTTGGCATATTTTGCATGCATGTTCAG GTTTTGACCCGTTTTCTAGCTTCTTCCTCACCTGTGATTTACTGGATCAGTGCTCACCTGTTGCTCCAGTACGAGCCACTTCTTAAAGAGAACCAAATGGCAACCCAAGGATCACAACAGGTTACACCTCACCAGCGGAAGGCCTGGGCATGCATGGACCACAACCCTGTCACTCAGCTTGTGATGCAGTGGAGGACCTGCTCCCTTACAACACGCTGCATTCTGGGATATTTCATCTCCTACTGGCTGATAGGTCTAGCTTTGCATTGCAACTTCCTGCCAtggacatga